In the Hyalangium ruber genome, one interval contains:
- a CDS encoding NAD(P)/FAD-dependent oxidoreductase produces MTAADAARDMVAFIQEKAGLRELNRHDIAELSDAAAGLVDAHGRVTPALQELLYTVESTFRSRFDASAAAAFQSWVARMGARMRGPITLPEEETPYWQLLPNPLADFRSTPRLPEEVDLLIIGAGLTGASAAYHAVELARAGQRVAVIDMADPASQASGRNGGNFELIPENFLGPYEGLVRERFKYLQAVYPDCDEATLQEQADRQARLVVDFGKRNSRRFTQLVTQEGIDCDFSPLGWLRIAETAEEEAALAGEVALVGDEDLLVYWSKEKIFAELGLRAYFGGRCAPRSGNYHPRKFVCGVLQKAIARGVGLYTRVRVDNVVTGAGPDPIVCTAEGDIRARRVIVATNAFTSHLFPELEKIECYQSQILNLEHVEDRLKGMTVTEKKGDLYYNFPQATRYVDDQNVRRGMLHVGGGLDRPAPAPEDLQRSNAVLGLVKAGTDRRFPDTRGQPPSRVWTGPMAFTPDRMPAIGFFRRTGADPRSLIVAAGFNGYGGSYCVEAGYTAVELARTGQVPPEVPEDVFSPQRFQVQLPLFPLSPARQTRK; encoded by the coding sequence ATGACGGCCGCGGATGCGGCGCGGGACATGGTGGCGTTCATCCAGGAGAAGGCGGGGCTTCGGGAGCTGAACCGCCATGACATCGCCGAGCTGAGCGATGCCGCCGCCGGTCTGGTCGATGCTCATGGGCGGGTCACCCCCGCGCTCCAGGAGCTCCTCTACACCGTCGAGAGCACGTTCCGCTCTCGCTTCGATGCCAGTGCCGCCGCCGCTTTCCAGAGCTGGGTCGCGCGGATGGGCGCCCGGATGCGGGGCCCCATCACCTTGCCCGAGGAGGAGACGCCCTACTGGCAGCTCCTCCCGAACCCCCTGGCGGACTTCCGCTCCACTCCACGCCTCCCCGAGGAGGTGGACCTGCTCATCATCGGCGCGGGCCTCACGGGGGCCTCGGCGGCCTATCACGCCGTCGAGCTGGCGCGGGCCGGCCAGCGCGTCGCCGTCATCGACATGGCGGATCCCGCCAGCCAGGCCAGTGGGCGGAATGGCGGCAACTTCGAGCTGATCCCCGAGAACTTCCTGGGACCCTACGAGGGACTCGTCCGCGAGCGGTTCAAGTACCTCCAGGCCGTGTACCCGGACTGCGACGAGGCGACCCTCCAGGAGCAGGCCGACCGCCAGGCGCGGCTGGTGGTCGACTTCGGCAAGCGCAACAGCCGGCGCTTCACCCAGCTCGTCACCCAGGAGGGAATCGACTGCGACTTCTCTCCCCTCGGCTGGCTCCGCATCGCTGAGACGGCGGAGGAGGAAGCGGCGCTCGCGGGAGAAGTCGCCCTCGTCGGAGACGAAGACCTCCTGGTGTACTGGAGCAAGGAGAAGATCTTCGCGGAGCTGGGGCTGCGCGCGTACTTCGGTGGCCGGTGCGCGCCGAGGAGCGGCAACTACCACCCGCGCAAGTTCGTCTGCGGGGTGCTCCAGAAGGCCATCGCGCGGGGCGTCGGGCTCTACACCCGGGTGCGGGTCGACAACGTGGTGACCGGTGCGGGCCCCGATCCCATCGTCTGCACGGCGGAGGGAGACATCCGGGCCCGGAGGGTGATCGTCGCGACCAACGCGTTCACCTCGCACCTCTTCCCCGAGCTCGAGAAGATCGAGTGCTACCAGAGCCAGATCCTGAACCTGGAGCACGTCGAGGACCGCCTGAAGGGGATGACGGTCACCGAGAAGAAGGGGGACCTCTATTACAACTTCCCCCAGGCCACGCGGTACGTGGATGACCAGAACGTGCGGCGCGGCATGCTCCACGTGGGCGGAGGCCTGGATCGGCCCGCGCCCGCTCCGGAGGACCTTCAGCGCTCGAACGCGGTGCTCGGGCTGGTGAAGGCGGGGACGGACCGGCGCTTCCCGGACACCCGGGGCCAGCCTCCCTCGCGGGTGTGGACGGGGCCGATGGCGTTCACGCCCGACCGGATGCCGGCGATCGGGTTCTTCCGCCGCACGGGGGCCGACCCTCGGAGCCTCATCGTGGCGGCGGGCTTCAACGGCTACGGCGGCAGCTACTGCGTCGAAGCTGGATACACCGCTGTCGAGCTGGCGAGGACCGGGCAGGTGCCGCCGGAGGTGCCGGAGGACGTCTTCTCGCCCCAGCGCTTCCAGGTCCAGCTCCCGTTGTTCCCGCTTAGCCCGGCGCGTCAGACGCGGAAGTAG
- a CDS encoding glucose 1-dehydrogenase, translating into MSTTQRLAQKTAVITGGSTGIGLATARAFIQEGARVIITGKSEENLAAAVRELGPQAIPVRADVRKLEDLDALAQRARELFEHVDVLFANAGRGWSATLEQVTEAFYDELFDTNVKGVFFTVQKLAGLLRQGSSVILCSSTVSEKGAPASSTYFATKAAVRSLARTLAVELAPRGIRVNAISPGMVPTEFQGKMGVPPEVIDGFYKLVTQVTPLGRLGRPDEIAKAVLFLASDESSYMTAGDLLVDGGYRDV; encoded by the coding sequence ATGTCCACGACGCAGCGACTGGCCCAGAAGACGGCCGTGATCACCGGCGGAAGCACTGGCATCGGCCTGGCCACCGCACGGGCTTTCATCCAGGAAGGCGCCCGGGTGATCATCACCGGCAAGAGCGAGGAGAACCTCGCCGCCGCCGTCCGGGAGCTCGGGCCCCAGGCCATCCCCGTACGTGCCGATGTGCGCAAGCTGGAGGACCTGGACGCGCTGGCCCAGCGGGCCCGGGAGCTCTTCGAGCACGTCGATGTGCTGTTCGCCAACGCGGGCCGGGGATGGTCCGCCACACTCGAGCAGGTGACCGAGGCGTTCTACGACGAGCTGTTCGACACCAACGTGAAGGGCGTCTTCTTCACCGTGCAGAAGCTGGCGGGGCTGCTCCGGCAGGGCTCCAGCGTCATCCTCTGCTCCTCGACGGTGAGCGAGAAGGGCGCGCCCGCCTCCTCCACCTATTTCGCCACCAAGGCGGCAGTGCGCTCTCTGGCGCGCACGCTGGCCGTCGAGCTGGCGCCTCGCGGCATTCGCGTCAACGCCATCAGCCCGGGAATGGTGCCCACCGAGTTCCAGGGCAAGATGGGCGTTCCTCCCGAGGTGATCGACGGCTTCTACAAGCTGGTCACCCAGGTGACGCCCCTGGGGCGCCTCGGCCGGCCCGACGAGATCGCCAAGGCCGTGCTCTTCCTCGCCAGCGATGAGTCCTCCTATATGACCGCCGGGGACCTGCTTGTGGACGGGGGATACCGGGACGTCTGA
- a CDS encoding aldo/keto reductase, with protein MRVKMAAEGPEVSRLAYGVWRLLQDPDGADAQRILAKIQTCLDCGITTFDHADIYGGYRVEEAFGAALRASPGLRQRMELVTKCGIMLVDPARPQNRLKHYDYSRQHLVASVERSLRNLGTDYLDVLLLHRPSPLLDPQEVAEALRALVEQGKVRHVGVSNFTVAQVDMLASWLPMPLVTNQVELHPLRLEPFLDGTLDQCLRRRMSPMAWSPLAGGRLVNGQGAAEARVRAVLVELGRKYGADLDQMVFAWLLRHPSRIIPVLGTNRLERITSAARALSLQMELQDWFAVWSAATGAEVP; from the coding sequence ATGCGCGTGAAGATGGCAGCCGAGGGCCCTGAGGTCTCCCGGCTGGCTTATGGGGTGTGGCGGCTGCTGCAGGATCCGGACGGAGCCGACGCCCAACGGATCCTCGCCAAGATCCAGACCTGTCTCGACTGCGGCATCACCACCTTCGATCACGCGGACATCTACGGTGGCTACCGCGTCGAGGAGGCCTTTGGCGCCGCGCTGCGAGCCAGCCCTGGACTGCGGCAGCGGATGGAGCTGGTGACGAAGTGCGGAATCATGTTGGTGGATCCCGCGCGACCGCAGAACCGGCTCAAGCACTACGACTACTCGCGCCAGCACCTCGTCGCGTCCGTGGAGCGCTCGTTGCGCAACCTGGGCACGGACTACCTGGACGTGCTGCTGCTGCACCGGCCCAGCCCGCTGCTGGATCCGCAGGAGGTGGCCGAGGCGCTGCGCGCGTTGGTGGAGCAGGGCAAGGTGCGCCACGTGGGCGTGTCCAACTTCACCGTGGCGCAGGTCGACATGCTGGCCAGCTGGCTCCCCATGCCGCTGGTGACGAACCAGGTGGAGCTCCATCCGCTGCGGCTCGAGCCCTTTCTGGACGGGACGTTGGACCAGTGTCTGCGGCGGCGGATGTCCCCCATGGCGTGGTCGCCTCTGGCGGGTGGGCGGCTGGTGAATGGCCAGGGAGCGGCCGAGGCGCGCGTCCGGGCCGTGCTGGTGGAGCTGGGGCGCAAGTACGGCGCGGACCTGGACCAGATGGTCTTCGCCTGGCTGCTGCGGCACCCGTCGCGGATCATCCCGGTGCTGGGGACGAACCGGCTCGAGCGCATCACCTCGGCTGCCCGGGCACTTTCGCTGCAGATGGAACTCCAGGACTGGTTCGCCGTGTGGAGCGCTGCCACGGGGGCCGAGGTTCCATGA
- a CDS encoding NUDIX hydrolase yields MPYTPIIGTLGYVMSPDGERVLLIHRNARKDDAHLGKYNGLGGKMQPDEDVVACMRREIREEANIECVELTLRGTISWPGFGPKGEDWLGFVFRIDRFTGTPLERNAEGELSWVPVKDIMGLPLWDGDRYFLPLVFDADPRAFHGVMPYAQGRAVNWSFSRI; encoded by the coding sequence ATGCCCTATACCCCGATCATCGGAACCCTCGGCTATGTGATGTCTCCCGACGGCGAGCGCGTGCTGCTCATCCACCGCAACGCGCGCAAGGACGACGCGCACCTGGGCAAGTACAACGGCCTGGGCGGGAAGATGCAGCCGGACGAGGATGTCGTCGCCTGCATGCGCCGCGAGATCCGCGAGGAGGCGAACATCGAATGCGTGGAGCTGACGCTGCGCGGGACCATCAGCTGGCCGGGCTTCGGCCCCAAGGGCGAGGACTGGCTCGGCTTCGTCTTCCGGATCGATCGCTTCACGGGCACGCCGCTGGAGCGCAACGCGGAGGGGGAATTGTCCTGGGTCCCCGTGAAGGACATCATGGGTCTGCCGCTGTGGGATGGTGACCGATACTTCCTGCCGCTGGTGTTCGACGCGGATCCGCGCGCCTTCCACGGCGTCATGCCCTATGCACAAGGACGCGCGGTGAACTGGTCCTTCAGCCGGATATAA
- a CDS encoding DUF3185 family protein — translation MGAGRILGVMLAVAGGVLLWFGVQAKDSLAERASHALTGRYSDRTTQYLVGGGAAVAGGVLLMLFGGGGRRRR, via the coding sequence GTGGGTGCTGGCCGGATCTTGGGAGTGATGCTCGCCGTGGCGGGAGGCGTGCTGCTGTGGTTCGGGGTGCAGGCGAAGGACTCGCTCGCGGAACGGGCCTCCCACGCGCTCACCGGGCGCTACTCCGATCGCACCACCCAATACCTCGTGGGGGGAGGCGCGGCGGTGGCGGGCGGCGTCCTGTTGATGCTGTTCGGCGGTGGCGGGCGTCGACGGAGGTAG
- a CDS encoding cyclic nucleotide-binding/CBS domain-containing protein, which yields MKGHARNMMTAPVLSVGPDASLAEIARCMAGARIGGVPVVGAEGRVEGFVSESDLLGALLAERALSTRASEIMTHSVLSVDEFDRTEEVMELLRKHRIHHLPVLRAGQLVGMITPSDVVRFMVEHVLTEPPKVG from the coding sequence ATGAAAGGTCACGCCCGCAACATGATGACCGCGCCGGTGCTCTCGGTCGGCCCGGACGCTTCCCTGGCGGAGATCGCCCGCTGCATGGCCGGCGCGCGGATTGGCGGTGTCCCCGTGGTGGGCGCCGAGGGGCGGGTGGAGGGCTTCGTCAGCGAGAGTGATCTGCTGGGCGCGCTCCTCGCCGAGCGAGCGCTTTCGACCCGGGCCTCCGAGATCATGACGCACTCCGTCCTCTCGGTGGATGAGTTCGACCGGACGGAGGAGGTGATGGAGCTGCTGCGCAAGCACCGGATCCACCACCTCCCGGTGCTCCGCGCGGGCCAGCTCGTGGGGATGATCACCCCCTCCGACGTGGTCCGCTTCATGGTCGAGCACGTCCTGACGGAGCCTCCCAAGGTGGGGTGA
- the leuS gene encoding leucine--tRNA ligase encodes MSSFDSRTNDRKWQERWEQAGVFRATLHPNRPKAYILDMFPYPSGAGLHVGHPEGYTATDIIARWRRMQGWDVLHPMGWDAFGLPAENYAISTGVHPAKTTAAAIRTFKQQIQALGLSYDWERELSTTSPEYFRWTQWIFLKLHERGLAYQAMVPINWCPKDLTGLANEEVHNGKCERCGTPVERRDMRQWMLKITAYGDRLVDDLEGLDWPESTLAMQRNWIGRSVGAEIEFPTPAGPVRVFTTRPDTLFGATYLVLSPEHPLVPALTTPEQRASVEAYRQASRAKSDMERTDQTRVKTGVATGAMATHPATGQGIPIWIADYVLAGYGTGAIMAVPAHDERDHAFARTFGLPIVEVVRGGQDVQTEPFTGEGVAVNSPAVEGLPTHEAKEKMIAWIQERGVGKATTTYRLRDWVFSRQRYWGEPIPIIHCQRGCGAVPVPEDQLPVTLPDVERYEPSGTGESPLAAMRHWVETTCPQCGGPAERETNTMPNWAGSCWYYLRFTDPRNAQAPFNRKAADAWLPVDLYVGGTEHAVLHLLYARFWHKFLFDLGLLSTREPFQKLRHQGMVLAYSYQDSQGRYRGYDEIDLSTEPPTLKEDGSSLASRIEKMSKSKKNVINPDEVVERYGADGLRLYEMFMGDFELSKPWDVRGIEGVSRFLGRVWRLVDEWAAAKAPSDDPHLRLRHATIQAVGERIELFKFNTAISSLMEYVGELVHGATRADLETLTLLLSPFAPHTAEAMWERLGHAPFACTQPWPTFDPALTVKESVTVAVQVNGKLRATFDVPRGTPDEALKARALELVPVQRHLEGKVPKRIIVVRGTLVNVVV; translated from the coding sequence ATGTCATCCTTCGATTCTCGGACGAATGATCGGAAGTGGCAGGAGCGGTGGGAGCAGGCTGGCGTCTTCCGCGCCACGCTCCACCCGAACCGGCCCAAGGCGTACATCCTGGACATGTTCCCCTATCCCTCCGGCGCCGGCCTCCACGTGGGCCACCCCGAGGGATACACGGCGACGGACATCATCGCCCGGTGGCGTCGGATGCAGGGCTGGGACGTGCTCCACCCCATGGGCTGGGATGCCTTCGGGCTGCCCGCCGAGAACTACGCCATCTCCACCGGCGTCCACCCGGCGAAGACCACCGCCGCGGCGATCCGCACCTTCAAGCAACAGATCCAGGCGCTGGGCCTGTCCTATGACTGGGAGCGGGAGTTGTCGACGACGTCCCCCGAGTACTTCCGGTGGACGCAGTGGATCTTCCTGAAGCTGCACGAGCGCGGGCTGGCCTACCAGGCGATGGTGCCCATCAACTGGTGCCCGAAGGACCTGACGGGGCTGGCCAACGAAGAGGTCCACAACGGCAAGTGCGAGCGGTGCGGCACTCCCGTGGAGCGGCGCGACATGCGCCAGTGGATGCTGAAGATCACCGCCTACGGTGACCGCTTGGTGGATGACCTGGAGGGGTTGGACTGGCCGGAGTCCACCCTGGCCATGCAGCGCAACTGGATTGGCCGCTCCGTGGGGGCGGAGATCGAGTTCCCCACGCCGGCGGGCCCGGTCAGGGTCTTCACCACGCGGCCGGATACGTTGTTCGGCGCCACGTACCTGGTGCTGTCGCCGGAGCACCCGCTGGTCCCCGCTTTGACGACGCCCGAGCAGCGGGCTTCGGTGGAGGCGTACCGCCAGGCCTCACGTGCCAAGAGCGACATGGAGCGCACGGACCAGACGCGGGTGAAGACGGGCGTGGCCACGGGCGCCATGGCCACCCACCCCGCCACGGGCCAGGGCATCCCCATCTGGATCGCGGACTACGTGCTGGCGGGCTACGGCACGGGCGCCATCATGGCGGTGCCCGCGCATGACGAGCGTGACCACGCGTTCGCTCGTACGTTCGGGCTGCCCATCGTCGAGGTGGTGCGCGGAGGGCAGGACGTCCAGACCGAGCCATTCACCGGCGAGGGCGTAGCGGTGAATTCGCCTGCTGTGGAGGGCCTGCCGACCCACGAGGCGAAGGAGAAGATGATCGCCTGGATCCAGGAACGGGGCGTGGGCAAGGCGACCACCACCTACCGCCTGCGCGATTGGGTCTTCTCCCGGCAGCGGTACTGGGGCGAGCCGATCCCCATCATCCACTGTCAGCGCGGATGTGGCGCCGTCCCGGTACCCGAGGACCAGCTGCCCGTCACCCTGCCCGACGTGGAACGCTATGAGCCTTCGGGCACGGGCGAGTCCCCGCTGGCGGCGATGCGACACTGGGTGGAGACGACGTGCCCCCAGTGTGGAGGTCCCGCCGAGCGTGAGACCAACACCATGCCCAACTGGGCGGGCTCGTGCTGGTACTACCTGCGCTTCACGGATCCTCGGAATGCGCAGGCCCCGTTCAACCGGAAGGCAGCCGACGCCTGGTTGCCAGTGGACTTGTATGTCGGTGGCACCGAACACGCCGTGCTGCACCTGCTGTACGCGCGCTTCTGGCACAAGTTCCTGTTCGACTTGGGGCTGCTGTCCACTCGAGAGCCGTTCCAGAAGCTGCGCCACCAGGGAATGGTGCTGGCCTACAGCTACCAGGACTCGCAGGGCCGCTATCGCGGCTACGACGAGATCGACCTGAGCACGGAGCCACCCACGCTGAAGGAGGACGGCTCTTCGCTGGCGTCGCGGATCGAGAAAATGTCGAAGTCGAAGAAGAACGTCATCAACCCGGACGAGGTCGTCGAGCGCTACGGCGCGGATGGGTTGCGACTGTACGAGATGTTCATGGGCGACTTCGAGCTGAGCAAGCCCTGGGACGTGCGCGGCATCGAGGGCGTCAGCCGGTTCCTGGGACGCGTCTGGCGGCTGGTAGATGAGTGGGCCGCCGCCAAGGCACCCTCAGACGATCCGCACCTGCGCTTGCGCCACGCCACCATCCAGGCAGTCGGCGAGCGCATCGAGCTGTTCAAGTTCAACACGGCCATCTCCAGCCTGATGGAGTACGTGGGCGAGCTGGTCCACGGTGCCACGCGAGCCGATCTGGAAACGTTGACGTTGTTGCTGTCCCCCTTCGCGCCGCATACGGCCGAGGCGATGTGGGAACGACTGGGGCATGCGCCCTTCGCGTGTACCCAGCCCTGGCCCACGTTCGACCCAGCGCTGACCGTCAAGGAGTCCGTGACGGTGGCGGTGCAGGTGAACGGAAAGCTGCGGGCCACCTTCGACGTGCCTCGCGGTACTCCGGACGAGGCGCTGAAGGCCCGCGCGCTGGAGCTGGTACCGGTCCAGCGACACCTCGAGGGCAAGGTCCCCAAGCGGATCATCGTGGTGCGGGGTACGCTCGTGAATGTCGTCGTCTGA
- a CDS encoding M20/M25/M40 family metallo-hydrolase: MPKATLLPEEVRLAELRQLTFGGENAEAYWSFDGKQLSFQAKRGEMGCDRIFRMTVDPVAETQVSSGQGATTCAHFLPGDQELIFASTHLGGEACPPKPDRSMGYVWALYDSYDVFKSRADGSGLTRLTEAPGYDAEGTVCAKDGSIIFTSVRDGDLELYRMDRDGSNVRRLTHAPGYDGGAFFNADCSKIVWRASRPRSDKELQDYQGLLARGLVRPSKLELYVANADGSEAKQITWLNAASFAPFFHPNGKRILFSTNYGDPKGREFDIWAVNIDGSNLERITHAPGFDGFPMFSPDGQWLVFSSNRATAPGQGDTNIFLARWVESAKPSAALPETAADRTAKDVAFLAAPEREGRGIGTPGLEAAGAYVETRFKELGLKPAGDQGSFRQAFPVTTSVRSGPKTQVKLGGALLPSESYTVLGFSGQGAAQGQLVLAGYGIVEPSLKVDDYAKRDVKGKIVVVRRFVPDTATFSETEKQRRYGDLRYKAWTARERGAKALVIVDWPEQPSPPVKDWQMPSEAALPGSFSEGAGDVGIPVVVVKRAALEPHMSKLTGGKRLDASVEVQLEFEKSQAFNVAGMLEAGEGKLPGTIVIGAHYDHLGYGGRDSLAPDKQEPHVGADDNASGVAALLEIARQLAENRAGLKRDVLFLAFSGEEAGVLGSSFFTRQRGDAGMKQIAAMLNLDMVGRLRGNKLSVLGAESAAEWIPLISAACEKARVECASSGDGYGPSDHSPFYAAGVPVLHFFTGAHSDYHKPSDTAEGVNVAGLAQVASIVSTIAQGLGTQSALTYRQVPSPTPRGDLRSFNASLGTVPDYAGLPNGQKGMLLAGVRPGGAADVAGLRRGDVLIRLGKHVIGGVEDLMYVLNASKPGETITAVVLREGKELKLDVTFQESKRPR, translated from the coding sequence GTGCCGAAGGCGACCCTGCTCCCCGAGGAGGTCCGGCTGGCGGAGTTGCGCCAGCTCACCTTCGGCGGTGAGAACGCCGAGGCCTACTGGTCCTTCGACGGCAAACAGCTCTCCTTCCAGGCGAAGCGTGGAGAGATGGGCTGTGACCGCATCTTCCGGATGACGGTGGACCCGGTGGCGGAGACCCAGGTGTCGAGCGGGCAGGGCGCCACGACGTGCGCGCACTTCCTGCCCGGGGACCAGGAGCTGATCTTCGCCTCGACGCACCTGGGCGGAGAGGCCTGCCCGCCGAAGCCCGATCGCTCCATGGGCTACGTCTGGGCGCTCTACGACTCCTACGACGTCTTCAAGTCGCGCGCGGATGGCAGCGGGCTGACGCGGCTGACCGAGGCCCCCGGCTACGACGCGGAAGGGACCGTCTGCGCCAAGGATGGCTCGATCATCTTCACCTCGGTGCGCGACGGCGACCTCGAACTGTACCGCATGGACCGGGATGGCTCGAACGTGCGCCGGCTCACCCACGCGCCCGGCTACGACGGCGGCGCCTTCTTCAATGCCGACTGCTCGAAGATCGTCTGGCGCGCTTCGCGGCCGCGGTCCGACAAGGAGCTCCAGGACTACCAGGGCCTGCTCGCGCGGGGGCTGGTGCGGCCTTCCAAGCTGGAGCTGTACGTCGCCAACGCGGATGGCTCGGAGGCGAAGCAGATCACCTGGCTCAACGCCGCCTCGTTCGCGCCGTTCTTCCACCCGAACGGCAAGCGCATCCTCTTCTCGACGAACTACGGCGATCCGAAGGGCCGCGAGTTCGACATCTGGGCGGTGAACATCGACGGCTCGAACCTCGAGCGCATCACTCACGCGCCGGGCTTCGACGGCTTCCCCATGTTCTCGCCCGATGGACAGTGGCTGGTGTTCTCCAGCAACCGCGCCACCGCGCCTGGGCAGGGCGACACCAACATCTTCCTCGCGCGGTGGGTGGAGAGCGCCAAGCCGAGCGCAGCGCTCCCCGAGACCGCCGCGGACCGCACGGCGAAGGACGTGGCGTTCCTCGCCGCCCCGGAGCGAGAGGGGCGCGGCATTGGGACGCCGGGACTGGAGGCTGCCGGCGCGTACGTCGAGACGCGCTTCAAGGAACTGGGGCTGAAGCCCGCGGGCGACCAGGGCTCCTTCCGCCAGGCCTTCCCGGTGACGACGTCGGTGCGGAGCGGGCCGAAGACGCAGGTGAAGCTCGGCGGCGCGTTGCTCCCGAGTGAGTCCTACACGGTGCTCGGCTTCTCCGGGCAGGGCGCGGCGCAGGGACAGCTGGTGCTGGCGGGCTACGGCATCGTCGAGCCGTCACTGAAGGTGGACGACTACGCGAAGCGCGACGTGAAGGGGAAGATCGTCGTGGTGCGGCGCTTCGTGCCCGACACCGCCACCTTCTCCGAGACCGAGAAGCAGCGGCGCTATGGCGACCTTCGCTACAAGGCCTGGACGGCGCGGGAGCGGGGAGCCAAGGCGCTCGTCATCGTCGACTGGCCGGAGCAGCCGTCTCCTCCCGTGAAGGACTGGCAGATGCCCTCCGAGGCGGCGCTGCCCGGCTCTTTCTCCGAGGGCGCGGGCGACGTGGGAATCCCCGTGGTGGTGGTCAAGCGCGCCGCGCTCGAGCCCCACATGAGCAAGCTGACCGGGGGCAAGCGCCTCGATGCGAGCGTCGAGGTGCAGCTGGAGTTCGAGAAGAGCCAGGCCTTCAACGTGGCCGGCATGCTGGAGGCGGGCGAGGGCAAGCTGCCGGGGACGATCGTGATTGGCGCCCACTACGATCACCTGGGCTACGGCGGTCGCGACTCGCTCGCGCCCGACAAACAGGAGCCGCACGTCGGCGCCGATGACAACGCCTCGGGTGTCGCCGCGCTGCTGGAGATCGCCCGTCAGCTCGCGGAGAACCGCGCGGGGCTCAAGCGCGATGTGCTCTTCCTCGCCTTCTCGGGAGAGGAGGCGGGGGTGCTCGGCTCTTCGTTCTTCACGCGCCAGCGGGGGGACGCGGGCATGAAGCAGATCGCCGCCATGCTGAACCTGGACATGGTCGGGAGGCTGCGTGGCAACAAGCTGTCGGTGCTCGGAGCCGAGTCCGCCGCGGAGTGGATTCCCCTGATCTCCGCCGCCTGCGAGAAGGCGCGCGTCGAGTGCGCCTCGAGCGGGGATGGCTACGGCCCGAGCGACCACTCTCCGTTCTACGCGGCCGGAGTGCCGGTGCTGCACTTCTTTACCGGCGCCCACTCCGACTATCACAAGCCCTCGGACACGGCCGAGGGTGTGAACGTGGCGGGCCTGGCGCAGGTGGCCAGCATCGTCTCGACCATTGCCCAGGGGCTGGGAACTCAGTCCGCGCTCACCTATCGGCAGGTGCCCTCGCCGACGCCTCGCGGCGATCTGCGCAGCTTCAACGCCTCGCTCGGCACGGTGCCGGACTACGCGGGGCTGCCCAACGGACAGAAGGGCATGCTGCTGGCCGGGGTTCGGCCCGGAGGCGCGGCGGATGTGGCCGGTCTGCGGCGCGGTGACGTCCTCATCCGGCTCGGCAAGCACGTCATCGGCGGCGTCGAGGACCTGATGTACGTGCTCAATGCCTCCAAGCCGGGCGAGACGATCACGGCGGTCGTCCTCCGGGAAGGCAAGGAACTGAAGCTCGACGTGACGTTCCAGGAGAGCAAGCGGCCTCGATAG